GGGAGGCCGACGGGACATACTGGCCCGGGCTGTCGCAAGCGGGATGCTCGGCTGTGGCTCCCCACAGCGGCAGGTCGCGCGTCAGGCAAGGCTTGGTCGCCAGGCCACCCACTTTGGCAGCGGTGGTCACCACATCTTCAGCCATGTGGCGATAGGTGGTCCACTTGCCGCCGGTGATGGTCACCAGACCGCTTAGGTCGGTGAGGATCGTGTGATCGCGGGCCAGCTTCGAGGTGCTCGATCCGCTCCCCGCTTTCACCAAGGGACGAATCCCGGCAAATTGGCTCAGCACATCGGCGCGTGTTGGCGGGGTGGCGAGGTAGCTGGCAGCGGTCTCGAGTACAAAATCGATCTCGGCCTCGCTGGCCTGGGGCTCGAGCGGAATGGTATCGATCGGCGTATCGGTGGTTCCGACAACGACCCGATCTTGCCACGGGATCACGAACAAGATGCGGCCATCGCGAGTGCGGGGGACCATCAAGGCAGTATTGCCCGGCAGGAATTTGCGGGGCAAGACGAGGTGAATGCCGCGGCTCGGGGCGACAATCACGCTGGCGCTCGGGTCGGCCATGCGGCGTACTCGATCGCAATACGCGCCGGTGGCGCTAATCACCACGCGAGCGCGGGCGGTCGCTTCTTCGCCAGTCTCTTCGTTGACGATCGTCGCGCCGCGAACCTTTCCCGATTCGATCAGCAGATCGTCGACCCGGGCGTAGTTCAGCAGCACTGCATCGTGGTAGTCGGCGGTGGTGGCGAGGGTGACGAGCAGCCGCGTGTCGTCGAACTGAGCATCGTAGTAGACCACGCCGCCACTCAAATCTTGCTGACGGAGGGTGCTTACTTTTTCAAGCGCCGTCGCGCGCGAAACGATCTCAGTAGCGCCGAGCGAGAGACTTCCGGCCAGGTACTGATACGCCTTGAGACCAGCGGCGTAGTACGGCTTTTCCCACCACTGGTACGACGGAACGAGGAAGGCGAGCGGCTGCACCAGATGCGGGACGCGGCGACACAAAATGCCCCGCTCTTCGAGCGACTCGCTCACCAGCGAGACGTTGCCTTGCGCCAGGTAGCGAACGCCGCCGTGGATCAGTTTGGTGCTGCGGCTGGAGGTTCCTTTGCCGAAATCGGCCTGCTCGACGAGGAGCGTTTTATAGCCGCGCGACGCCGCATCGACTGCAGCGCCAAGCCCCGTAGCGCCGCCGCCAATGATCAGCACATCCCATGTGTTTTCCGCGTTTTTCCGGCCATTTCCGGTCAATTTCACGCGGTTCCAATTCGCCTGACGATCGATCATCGAGGTTCTTCCCAACGTTTCGAGCGCTCGACGGCGTCGGCCCAGCGCTGGCGTTTTTCCCAGGCATGCACGCGCGACATGAGCGGCTCGAAGGCGCGATCGACTTGCCACTGGGCAGCGATATCTTCGCGCGAGGTCCAGAAGCCGGTGGCTAGTCCCGCGAGATACGCAGCGCCGAGCGCCGTGGTCTCGATCACCGCAGGACGAACGACACGGACGCCGAGAATATCGGCCTGAAATTGCAGCAGTAAGTTGTTGGCCGAGCCACCTCCATCGACCCGCAGTTCGGCGATCGGCTCTCTGGCATCAGCGTTCATCGCATCGAGCAGATCGGCAACCTGGAAGGCGATCGATTCGAGCGCCGCGCGGGCGATATGTCCGGCCGAAGTCCCGCGCGAGATGCCGATCATCAGCCCCCGCGCGTGAGGATCCCAGTGGGGCGCGCCGAGTCCAGCGAGCGCCGGGACGAGATAGAGCCCGCCATTATCTCGCTCGGTTTGCGCGAGCGATTCGACTTCGCTCGAGCTGCGAATCAGCTTCAGCCCATCGCGCAGCCACTGCACAATCGCGCCGCCGATGAACACGCTCCCCTCGAGCGCATATTCGAGCGACTCGCCGGTTTGCGCGGCGAGCGTGGTGAGCATTTTGTGCTGCGACATCAGGGCCGCTGTGCCGGTGCTACGGAGCAAGAAACAGCCGGTTCCGTAGGTGTTTTTCGCCATTCCTGGCCGAACGCACATCTGTCCGAAGAGCGCCGCTTGCTGATCGCCGGCAACACCGCCAATCGGAACTCCGGCCAGTGGCAAGTGAGGAGCAACTTCGCCATAGACGAGGCTCGACGGTTTGACTTCTGGCAGCATGCTGCGGGGAATCTGGAGCTCGGCCAGAAGCTGATCGTCCCAGCAGCCGCGCGTGATGTCGTACAGCATCGTGCGCGACGCGTTCGTGACATCGGTGACGTGTAGCTTGCCGTCGGTCAGTTTCCAGAGGAGCCAAGTATCGATGGTGCCGAAGGCGAGCTCGCCGCGCTCGGCAGCAGCGCGTGCGCCGGGAACATGGTCGAGTATCCAGGCGATTTTGGTTCCCGAGAAATACGAATCGATCACGAGCCCTGTTTTCTCGCGCACGATATCGGCGAGCCCGCGCTGCCGCAGCGTTTCGCAAAGAGGCGCGGTGCGACGATCTTGCCACACAATGGCCGGATAGATCGGCTGACCCGTTTGGCGATTCCACACCACGGTGGTCTCGCGCTGATTGGTGATGCCGATCGCGGCGACATCGGAGGGACGAATTTGCGCGCGGGCTATCACTTCCGAGACGGTGCCGATTTGCGCCGACCAAATCTCGAGCGGATCGTGCTCGACCCAACCACTCTGGGGATACGACTGCGTGATCTCGTGCTGCGCGACGGCAACGATCTTCCCCTCGACGTCGAACAAAATGGCGCGAGCGCTGGTGGTTCCTTCATCGAGAGCAAGTACGTAAGGCATGCTGCAATTCCTCGTGGCCGCAAAGCGTGCGGTGAGCCGAGAGAGAGCTTCCACCGCCACGCCTGATCGTACTGCTTATCTTACAGCAGAACACGCTCGCAGAGCAGAACATGGTCGCGGAGGTGGACCTAGTTGGTCTCGCAGCAGAACCTAATGGCCTCAGCTGCCCGGGTTCTGGCCGTGAGCGATTTCCCCTCCGGCGAGGTTCGGGCTACAATCCCCCACGCGCGGCTGCTCGACGCGTCACCGATCGTTTTACCCTCCATCGATTGCCAGCGAGCACCTAAGGAACCGGCTATGAAGATCGTTCGCTTCGTGAATTCGGCAGGAGAAATCAGCTACGGCGAAGAGCGCGGCGATGAAGTGTACGTGATCGACGGCGATCCGCTGACCGGCTGTCGCGTCACCAATGAAGTGGCAGAGGTCGAAAAAATCCTCGCCCCGATTGTTCCCAAAGCGATCATGTGCATCGGTCTGAACTACCGCAAGCATGCCGAAGAGGGGAAAGCGCCGATCCCAAAATTCCCGGTCCTGTTCATGAAAACTCCGTCGGCTGTCCAAAACCCGGGGGACCCGATCGAGCTCCCCCGCACCCTCGAAAGCACCCGCGTCGACTTCGAATGCGAACTCGCCGTGGTGATCGGCAAACGGTGCAAGAACGTCAATAAAGCCCACGCCCTCGACTACGTTCTCGGCTACACCTGCGGCAACGACGTGAGTGCTCGCGACTGGCAAAAAGATTTCGGCGGCTCGCAGTGGTGCCGCGGCAAAACGTTCGACACCTTCGCGCCCCTCGGCCCCTGCCTCGTCTTGAAAGATGCGATTCCCGATCCCAACGCGCTCCGCATCTCGACCAAACTCAACGGCGAAGTGATGCAGGACTGGAACACCAGCGACATGATCTTCGACGTCCCGACGCTGATCGAATTCCTCTCGGGAAGCACCACGCTCGAGCCTGGCACCGTCATCCTCACCGGCACCCCTCACGGGGTCGGCATGGCCCGCACCCCTCCGGTGTTCCTCAAGCATGGCGACGTGCTGACGATCGAAATCGAGAAAATCGGCATCCTCGAAAACCCCGTCATCGACGAACCAACCCCCGGCAAGCATGCGTGAGGAAGCGAGGGGCTAGAAGCTAGTAGCTAGAGACTAGGGGCGAGAGGCTAGGGACTAGAGAAGGCAAACACTGGGTATCCGCGGTAGCTCGGCTACCGGCGCAGACGAAGTTTGTGAGAGTCATTAAGCAAAAGCAGCAAATCGAGGAGCAGCAAGTGGCAACGGTTGCGATTTTGGGAGCGAGCAGCGATCCGACCAAGTATGGCAATAAGTCGGTCCGTGCGCATTTGAAAAAAGGGTATACCGTTTACCCGGTCAATCCCAAGGGGGGCGAGATCGAAGGACTGACGGTCTACAAATCGCTCGCCGAAATTCCAGGCGGAACTCTCGATCGCATCTCGGTCTACCTGCCGCCGAAAGTCGGACTCGCGATGGTTCCCGAGATCGCCATTCGAGGCTGTAAAGAACTCTGGCTCAACCCGGGAAGCGAAAGCGACGAACTCGTGACCGCAGCCCAGCTCGTGGGGCTCAACGTCATTCAGGCTTGCAGCATCGTCGCCATCGGCGAAGTGCCATAAGGCTGTTTTCGCTCGCACACAGGGCTCGCCTGCATCAAGATTCAGCTTGACTCCGTCGCATGTACATGCGTATACTTATCGGATGTAACGGACGACAACTCTGCAGGTGAGCTGGGCGGATGGATCGTGGCGCAAAAATCTCGGGACGCGGAACGAGCAGTGCGCCGAAGAACCGTTTCGAAAAACTCGCGAGCGAAATCGATCTCGAGCATTTCGATCCCCTCGACGAAGATCTGCAGCCGCGCAAAGTGGCGACCGAGCTGTTGCCCGATCAAGCGAAAACACTGATTCGCGAAAACGACAGCCCCGATATTTCGTTTCGCTATTCGATCAACGTCTATCGCGGCTGCGAGCACGGCTGTGCGTATTGCTATGCTCGGCCGTCGCACGAAACGCTGGGGATGAATGCGGGGATTGATTTCGAGACGAAGCTTTTGGTGAAGTACGACGCGCCGAAGCTGCTGCGCGAAGAGCTGAATCATCGCGCCTGGCGAGGTGCAGAGATTGTGATGTCGGGGGTGACCGACTGCTATCAGCCGATCGAGCGTCAACTGAAACTGACGCGCTCGCTGCTAGAGATCATGGTCGAAGCCAATCAGCCAACCGGCATCATCACCAAGAATGCGCTCGTCGCGCGCGATCTCGATCTGCTCGCGCAGCTGGCGACGAAGAACCTGGTGCACGTGGGCATCAGCATCACGTCGCTCGATCAGCAGCTGACGCGGTTGCTCGAACCACGCACGAGTTCCCCCGCTGCTCGGCTCCGCGCTATCGAGCTGCTGAGCGCCGCTGGTGTGCCGGTGCACGCCATGATTTCGCCGATCATTCCGGGGCTCAACGACAACGAAATCCCCGAGCTGCTCGCTGCGGTGAAGCGCGCGGGAGCACGTCGCGCAGGAACCATTTTGGTGCGGCTCCCTTGGGCCGTCGCGCCGATTTTCGAAGCCTGGCTGCGCGAACATCGCCCCACAATGGCCGATAAGATTCTCGAGCGGATTCGCTCATCGCGTGATGGCAAACTCAACGACCCACGGTTTGGCAGCCGCATGCACGGGAGTGGCGAGTATGCCGAAAACATCCGCCGCACCTTCGACCTGTTCGCCAAAAAACTGGGGCTCAGCGACTCACTTCCACCCCTCGACAGCTCGCAGTTCCATCCCCCCAAACTCCCCGGCACCCAGCAGCTGCTCTTTTAGGGGCAGCTCGCTTTCGCCAGCCAGCACCGCTCCTCGCCGGACCAAAAATCCTCGTTTCGCACCCCTTTCGAAATAAATAGGCACGCCCGAAACCTAACGACCGTTAAGTAGGTATGATCGGGTGAACCCAGGTGGAGCAAGCGAACCGAGTAGGAGTGATAGCGATGCGAGCAGCGTTGATCGGCGGCTGGATGGTTGCATGGGGAATCTTGATCTTGGCTCCTTACGCCCTGGCCGATGAAAAGAGGGAGGAGCAAAAATCCGCTCCACCCGCCATAACGTTTTCGCTGATCGATCTGGAGGGGGCGATTCATGCGCTTCAGCAGAACGATAGCAGACGGGTTCGGGCGTTCGTTTTCCTCTCCACCGAATGCCCTGTCTCCAACGGGTACCTCCAGACGCTCAACGCGCTGCATGCCAGGAATGCCAAATCTGCCAAGTCGGCTGAACTCTTCGGGGTTGTCTCCGATCCAACGGTCACGCGCAGCCAAGCCGCGCAGCACTTTGCGGAATACAAGACGGAGTTCCCGATCCTGTTCGATGCATCGGGGCTCCTTGCGCACGTACTGAAACCGTCGCATGTCCCCGAGGCCTTCGTGCTCGATCAGCGGGGAACTCTTGTTTATCGAGGAGCGATCGACAATGCGTGGGAAGCGATCGCGCGGCGACGCCCCCAAGCCGAGAAAGAGTTTTTGGCCGACGCCATCACAGCCGCCTGCCAAGATAAGCCGATTGAAATCGCAACGACTAAACCGGTTGGCTGCCTGTTCGAGACACCCCCTTCGGGCGACGAAAAAGCGACCGTCACCTACAGCCGCGACATCGCGCCGATCATTCAAACCCGCTGCCTGAACTGTCATCGCGAAGGACAGGTCGCCCCCTTCGCACTCGCCAACTACGAGCAAACCGCCAAGCGCGCCAAGCAGATTGCTCGAGTCACGCACGACCGAATCATGCCCCCTTGGATCCCCTCGCCAGGTCACGACAAATTCGTGGCCGAGCGATGGCTGACCGATCGAGAACTCGAGCTCTTCAAAGTCTGGTCCGAAACGGGTCGCGCCAAGGGAGAGGAGGCTGATTTGCCTCCGACACCGAAGTTCGCCGAAGGCTGGCAACTCGGTCAGCCAGACCTGATTGTGAAGATGACGGAGCCGTTCACCATTCCCGCCGACGGCCCCGACTTGCTTCAGAATTTCGTCGTTCCGATCACCATTCCCGAGGATAAGCTGGTTGCTGCCGTCGAGTTCCATCCCGGCAACAAACGGGTCGCCCATCACGCGGTGCTGTTCCTCGACGATAGCAAAACGGCTCGCAAACTCGATCAGGCAACCCCTGAGCCCGGCTATGCCAATTTCGGTGGGCCAGGATTTCTCCCCTCCGGTGCGCTTGGCGGCTGGTCAGTCGGCAATACACCCCGACCACTCCCCAACGGCATGGGACGCTATCTCAAACAAGGCTCCGACCTGATCGTGCAGATGCACTATCACCCGACCGGCAAAACGGAAACCGATCAGTCGGAGATGGGGCTCTATTTCGTGAATAAGCCGGTCGCTGAGTCGCTGAAAGAACCAGCCAAACTTGTTGGAAGCATCTGGATGGCGAACTACGAAATGGATATCGCGGCCGGTGAAAAAAACTATCGCCGCACCACGTCGTACACGCTCCCCCAAGAGGTGATCATGGTCGGCGTCGTCCCCCATATGCACCTCCTCGGTAAATCGATGAAGGTCACCGCGATACTACCGGACAAAAGCGTGAAGACGCTCATCGACATTCAGAACTGGAACTACCACTGGCAGGACGAATATTACTACGAGCGCCCCTTCAAACTCCCCGCCGGAACCCGGCTCGATGTGGCAGCTGTGTTCGACAATTCCGCCGACAATCCCTCCAATCCAAGTTCGCCGCCGAAACGTGTAACCTGGGGCGAGGGTACCACCGACGAGATGCTCTTCTGCTTCTTCCTGCTGTCCGCTGAAAAG
This window of the Pirellula staleyi DSM 6068 genome carries:
- a CDS encoding FAD-dependent oxidoreductase, producing the protein MIDRQANWNRVKLTGNGRKNAENTWDVLIIGGGATGLGAAVDAASRGYKTLLVEQADFGKGTSSRSTKLIHGGVRYLAQGNVSLVSESLEERGILCRRVPHLVQPLAFLVPSYQWWEKPYYAAGLKAYQYLAGSLSLGATEIVSRATALEKVSTLRQQDLSGGVVYYDAQFDDTRLLVTLATTADYHDAVLLNYARVDDLLIESGKVRGATIVNEETGEEATARARVVISATGAYCDRVRRMADPSASVIVAPSRGIHLVLPRKFLPGNTALMVPRTRDGRILFVIPWQDRVVVGTTDTPIDTIPLEPQASEAEIDFVLETAASYLATPPTRADVLSQFAGIRPLVKAGSGSSTSKLARDHTILTDLSGLVTITGGKWTTYRHMAEDVVTTAAKVGGLATKPCLTRDLPLWGATAEHPACDSPGQYVPSASPFAHYGADATAIEKLIEQDPTLGAPLSPSLPLTPAEVVFHARHEMARTVEDVLSRRSRSLLLDAQASLAIAPQVATLLARELAHDSAWITDQLTQFRELAQHYLPPATSSSSN
- the glpK gene encoding glycerol kinase GlpK encodes the protein MPYVLALDEGTTSARAILFDVEGKIVAVAQHEITQSYPQSGWVEHDPLEIWSAQIGTVSEVIARAQIRPSDVAAIGITNQRETTVVWNRQTGQPIYPAIVWQDRRTAPLCETLRQRGLADIVREKTGLVIDSYFSGTKIAWILDHVPGARAAAERGELAFGTIDTWLLWKLTDGKLHVTDVTNASRTMLYDITRGCWDDQLLAELQIPRSMLPEVKPSSLVYGEVAPHLPLAGVPIGGVAGDQQAALFGQMCVRPGMAKNTYGTGCFLLRSTGTAALMSQHKMLTTLAAQTGESLEYALEGSVFIGGAIVQWLRDGLKLIRSSSEVESLAQTERDNGGLYLVPALAGLGAPHWDPHARGLMIGISRGTSAGHIARAALESIAFQVADLLDAMNADAREPIAELRVDGGGSANNLLLQFQADILGVRVVRPAVIETTALGAAYLAGLATGFWTSREDIAAQWQVDRAFEPLMSRVHAWEKRQRWADAVERSKRWEEPR
- a CDS encoding fumarylacetoacetate hydrolase family protein; translation: MKIVRFVNSAGEISYGEERGDEVYVIDGDPLTGCRVTNEVAEVEKILAPIVPKAIMCIGLNYRKHAEEGKAPIPKFPVLFMKTPSAVQNPGDPIELPRTLESTRVDFECELAVVIGKRCKNVNKAHALDYVLGYTCGNDVSARDWQKDFGGSQWCRGKTFDTFAPLGPCLVLKDAIPDPNALRISTKLNGEVMQDWNTSDMIFDVPTLIEFLSGSTTLEPGTVILTGTPHGVGMARTPPVFLKHGDVLTIEIEKIGILENPVIDEPTPGKHA
- a CDS encoding CoA-binding protein; amino-acid sequence: MATVAILGASSDPTKYGNKSVRAHLKKGYTVYPVNPKGGEIEGLTVYKSLAEIPGGTLDRISVYLPPKVGLAMVPEIAIRGCKELWLNPGSESDELVTAAQLVGLNVIQACSIVAIGEVP
- a CDS encoding PA0069 family radical SAM protein, producing the protein MDRGAKISGRGTSSAPKNRFEKLASEIDLEHFDPLDEDLQPRKVATELLPDQAKTLIRENDSPDISFRYSINVYRGCEHGCAYCYARPSHETLGMNAGIDFETKLLVKYDAPKLLREELNHRAWRGAEIVMSGVTDCYQPIERQLKLTRSLLEIMVEANQPTGIITKNALVARDLDLLAQLATKNLVHVGISITSLDQQLTRLLEPRTSSPAARLRAIELLSAAGVPVHAMISPIIPGLNDNEIPELLAAVKRAGARRAGTILVRLPWAVAPIFEAWLREHRPTMADKILERIRSSRDGKLNDPRFGSRMHGSGEYAENIRRTFDLFAKKLGLSDSLPPLDSSQFHPPKLPGTQQLLF
- a CDS encoding redoxin domain-containing protein — translated: MRAALIGGWMVAWGILILAPYALADEKREEQKSAPPAITFSLIDLEGAIHALQQNDSRRVRAFVFLSTECPVSNGYLQTLNALHARNAKSAKSAELFGVVSDPTVTRSQAAQHFAEYKTEFPILFDASGLLAHVLKPSHVPEAFVLDQRGTLVYRGAIDNAWEAIARRRPQAEKEFLADAITAACQDKPIEIATTKPVGCLFETPPSGDEKATVTYSRDIAPIIQTRCLNCHREGQVAPFALANYEQTAKRAKQIARVTHDRIMPPWIPSPGHDKFVAERWLTDRELELFKVWSETGRAKGEEADLPPTPKFAEGWQLGQPDLIVKMTEPFTIPADGPDLLQNFVVPITIPEDKLVAAVEFHPGNKRVAHHAVLFLDDSKTARKLDQATPEPGYANFGGPGFLPSGALGGWSVGNTPRPLPNGMGRYLKQGSDLIVQMHYHPTGKTETDQSEMGLYFVNKPVAESLKEPAKLVGSIWMANYEMDIAAGEKNYRRTTSYTLPQEVIMVGVVPHMHLLGKSMKVTAILPDKSVKTLIDIQNWNYHWQDEYYYERPFKLPAGTRLDVAAVFDNSADNPSNPSSPPKRVTWGEGTTDEMLFCFFLLSAEKTEDLIHVIFDNLKHDTQQPRKMVEP